A window of the Candidatus Nitrosotalea okcheonensis genome harbors these coding sequences:
- a CDS encoding aminotransferase class I/II-fold pyridoxal phosphate-dependent enzyme, which yields MKPRTSFISKRLEQIKKANLYRTLVYNKVSGPYITIKGKKLINLSSNDYLGLNSTPTLSQIQSSSRLISGNDVSFKKLENNLARHKSKNAALVFPTGYMANLGAISILTQKNDLILSDEFNHASIIDACRLSNAKKTIYKHNDVSDLEKKLRKKAQRKFVVTEGIFSMNGDFARLDEITKLCQENNAFLLLDDAHGDFVAGKDGKGSADHFRVTKNVDIYTSSMSKALGVFGGYIAASNDIIDLAVNTSRPFIYTSALPSFLADMALKRFLSDREKKRLELWSKIEQFSKGLQSIGYKMESPSQIMPVIIGSERKALEFGKYLKNNGIFAQPIRYPTVSLGSARIRISVTNWLSEDMISKALDIFEKAGKKFGIT from the coding sequence TTGAAGCCTAGAACCAGTTTCATCAGCAAAAGATTAGAACAGATAAAGAAGGCAAATCTGTACAGAACACTGGTTTACAACAAGGTATCAGGTCCATACATTACAATTAAAGGAAAAAAATTGATCAATTTATCATCGAATGATTACTTGGGATTAAATTCTACGCCCACTCTATCACAAATACAATCAAGTTCTAGATTAATTTCAGGGAATGATGTATCTTTTAAAAAACTTGAAAACAATCTCGCACGCCACAAATCAAAAAATGCCGCACTGGTTTTTCCAACAGGCTACATGGCAAACCTCGGTGCAATCTCAATTTTAACACAAAAAAATGATTTAATTTTAAGTGATGAATTCAATCATGCAAGTATAATTGATGCATGTAGATTATCAAATGCAAAAAAAACAATCTACAAACATAACGATGTCTCAGATTTAGAAAAAAAACTGCGCAAAAAAGCACAGCGTAAGTTTGTGGTAACTGAGGGAATATTTTCAATGAATGGTGACTTTGCCAGACTTGATGAAATAACGAAACTATGTCAAGAAAATAATGCGTTTCTCTTGCTTGACGATGCACATGGCGACTTTGTAGCAGGTAAAGATGGAAAAGGTTCTGCAGATCATTTCAGAGTTACAAAAAATGTTGATATATACACAAGCAGTATGAGCAAGGCACTGGGAGTATTTGGTGGCTATATTGCTGCAAGCAACGACATAATCGATCTTGCTGTAAACACCTCGCGGCCATTCATTTACACTTCTGCACTACCAAGTTTTTTAGCAGACATGGCACTGAAGAGATTTTTGTCAGATAGAGAAAAGAAGCGACTAGAATTATGGAGTAAGATAGAACAATTCAGCAAGGGTTTGCAGTCAATTGGATACAAAATGGAATCACCAAGCCAGATAATGCCAGTCATAATAGGATCCGAGAGAAAGGCACTTGAGTTTGGTAAGTATTTGAAAAATAATGGCATATTTGCCCAGCCGATACGCTATCCCACCGTGAGTTTAGGTTCTGCCAGAATAAGGATATCTGTCACAAATTGGCTTTCCGAAGACATGATATCAAAAGCATTAGACATATTTGAAAAAGCTGGCAAGAAATTTGGTATAACGTAA